atatatataataatcaCCTTGTAGAGGATTTGCATAGGTTTGTTAAGTTCTACATTCCTCAGGAAAGGGGCCAGGTATTTGAAGAGATCAATCAGCAGCTGCGCATACATAGGCCATCCCTGGAGGGCATGCAGACAATATACACATTTGTAAAAGACACCACAACACTTCCATATTAAACAAGCCATATCCCacttataatgtttttaaacacattcatacCTTTTGCTGTGGTGTGTGCGCTAGCATCCTGGCAATGAAAATACGATGGGAGATAAGTTCCAGCCAGGCGTACACAAAGCCAGGTGCTTTGGTAGGTCTCAGGATGTGAAAGGTATTGCTGCAGATATAAACCACAGAGTGAGGCTCTGAGGATCCCTTTTGCACAGTCTTAAAGCTTCTAAAGAATAGCAGGTATTAATGTTTTACCAGAAGGCGGTGAGAGTCTGGAAATTAATGGTCTCAAGGACATGTTCAGGGGCATTAAGTTCCAACAGCAGCATAATGAAAATGCGGTGATATGGGAGCTGCTGGAACTCTGTCTGCCGGACATCATGGTCCTGGATCAATACCCCAACTACGATGCCCAACACCTAGTTTAACAGAGAGCAATGAAGACCAGGTGcagtttctcacacacacacacacgcaatggAATCTCCTCATACTACTGTACCTTGTTGAGGAGGTTGATTTTTGTCACGGTGTTGGTGGCTTCTCCAGAGTGTTTGACCAGAAGGGCTATAAGCCTAACAAATGCATCCAGGTTGTGGTAACACTTAGCTCGGATGATGGCTGCGCTGGCAGCTggattgtgctgctgctcagcttgtGCTCTATAGCTTATTTCTACACACATTTCTGTGCACAGCCGAAAGAACCTTGTAATCAGGTCATCTGTCTTGAGAATACCTTGTTGGtgcatcttaaaaaaaaaaaagtcatcagAAAGACtaataatagaaaataatagTTGTCAATGGTAAAAGATTGTTTACCTGTCCAACAAAGGCAGAAAAGGCCTTGGTGCTATCCctaccagcagcagctgagtgatACAGGTTGACCCATTCCCTCAGGAGGTACTCTGCCTTCTCCCTTAGGCCTGGAGGATCATCATATTCTGAAGCCTGTGAAATCCCAGAGTGCATCATGAAGTTGGGTCCACCATGGGCTCTGTCAATCATGGCCTCATAGTTGGAGCGAACAACATCCATCAGCTGGGGAAGACTGAGGGGAAGAAAATTGAGAGAGCAGAGTACTTTGTTACTTTGTTGATATCTTTCTCCAACACTCCACTCCTTTCTCAATATCTGCTGTTATATGCCCCTACCCCTTTTTCAATGTCTTTTTTTATACCCCCAACCTACAAACGTACTGTCTTCTGTTGTCATACAAAAAGTATATagtatgtaaaaatgtttttaccCCTCTGGTGCGTTGGCTCTGGAGTGTGCACAGGTCCTCATTAAAGTCTCAATTGTGTGAAAGAGGTCAGCCTCTGTGACATGGCTGACACTGCGTTCATCCACCAACAGTAGTTTTACCAACTGCATGGCAAACGCAACTGCCATGTAGTGCAGTCCATTTTCCATAGACTGAAAGAAAGCGAAGAACATATAACATAAGATTTGGCAACAATTCCTTTGGTTTATCAGGGTGCAGAACCTGTAGTTGCTATGCAGCGTTTCAGACAGCTAGTATAAATTAAACCATTcaacaaaagaaaatgcaaatgtaatcCTTGACTGTTTAGAGATCTGCCAAAACACAGTAATTGACATTTTGTACCTGGGCCAAGTGCAGGTCATACTGCTGCATATTCACAAGATGGTTCCTGATCAGAAGCTCCACAGCTTCAACATTGTATTTATACTCATCACGGCATTCAATCAGACATctgggaacaaaaaaaaaaaaaaggcaagcGTAGAATATCAAAAAATTCTTCAGAAAACGacatctgaaccagaagagtttacattaaacaaaaaaaacactagaTGTTCATGACCTGTACCTGCCTATATTTGGCTTACCTGGTGATCTGCTTATTACACCACTGTGGCCCATAGGCACGACCATCTTGTAGGGCTTTAAGCACCAACAAGTGGCACTCCCTATAGCGAAGCAGCAAGTCTGCATCAGCCCCGCTCGTAGCATCTAAGAGACCTTCGACAGCCTGGAAGATAAAAGGAGATAACTTTATAGTGAACGTAGTTTGTGGAATAAATTTCTTTCCTCACTATTTTGACAGTCACAATTACAAGTTCAAAAAGTATTAAACCCACCTTCTGCAGAAGGCCAAGTGCAGCAATACCATCCCTGGAGTTCCTAGCCAATGCAACAGCTTCTAAGAGGCTACGCAGAGCCTGGGTCAGAGGATTCATGGCCAAGGCAGGGGAGATTGCATGAAGATGCTGTTCCAAGTCTGCCATGCACTTATCATATATCTGAGCCACATCGTCTGTGGCCCATGCCTGTTGCTGTGAAGAGACATAATCAgttattagtttaaaaaaaaaaaagaagtgatgCTTTTAAAATTGGTTTAGGGTCTGAGCCTCACTCAGGTGATCTTATTTCAGTCAAACACTGAAATTGACCTGACTCTGGGCTAAGGTACAAGAAGTgtaggggggaaaaaaaaaataaatcaaatcaccTTCATGGGCTGAGCCAAGAAGCCTGTGGGCTGGGACAGATCATTACTTGGTAAGAAACCTGGAATGTTCCTGGCAAACTCCTCATATACAGCTAGTTGCTTGGGGTCCACTCCTCCCACCTACAACACGTGTGTATGGATAATCAGTCAATAGATGCACAACCATTGTGAAGTTAGATGTACTATTAACCAAGTTCTGCTCCAGTTAATAAAAGGAACTACATCATGGCTTCCATTTGTGACTCTGACCACCTCATGCGATTACCTACCTTCAGTCTAATCTGTTCAGGCATACGTTCTGCCTGGTAAGTCAGAACAACAGGATCACAATAACGACGTCCTTCTTGGCGTGCATGTTTTCTCAGCTCAAACTCCTGAAAAAATGGTACATTCAAAACAATTTAAACTAGACACCTAATGCAGGTATttctacaaaacaaaacctgcCTCTTCACCAAATGTATGAAATGTGTCCATTTCTTTTATATTAGTACCAAAACTACACCCTAGGCAACGCAATTTTTTTGGCACCAAACACAAACCAAGGTATAAGTCTTGCAGTAAATGTCGAAAAGAAAGTAAACAGTAACAACTATTTAGTTAGGCACCAATTTGTATTGTGTATTTTGTAAGTATTGTGTCCAAGGTTCTGTAAAAATACGAACAGATATCCTTATGTTTACCAACAATAAGGGGAGAAATCAGCAGTAATGCAATCctgacaaattaaaatgtttttaactgTAGTCCACAAAAGGCTAATGTTGATGTATTTAGGCCAATAGATTCAGCAAATTCATAACTGATTACAGTTTAGCAGCAAGCAAGTGAGAGTGTGTGAATTTGACTGCTTGACTTACAGTGGCCAGTCTCTTATCCATTTCAGGGCCAGCCTTCTCCACAGCAGTTTTCTGTATAAAGCAACAAGCCAATTCACAGTTGTCTTGAGCAATTCTGGCAAcagcctcctccatcatttCCCTCTGCTGAGGTGTTGGTGCCTAAAAGAAGAAACAGTAGTGCAAAGTTACATGTGCTGCTTGttaatcaaaagaaaaaaaaatgttcttaATATAAATTGgagtaaaaaaatattaagtCCTGAACAGTGTCCGTGGAATGAAACATGTACGGACAAGCTAATAAAGTAAACTCACTCTAAGggcagcagcaaaactgttCTTAAGATTAGTGGCAATGCTCATGAGCAGGGGCTCACGGCAGGTGATCATGGCCATCCCAGCAGTCAGATTTCTCATCATATGGTGAGCAGCTACACGCATACGGGACTCCTCTGAATCCAAGGCAAAGTCTTTTCTGATAATCTGCTCACAGGTTGTCATTGCAATTTTAATAGAGCGCTCAACCACAGGATGAACTAGTTCTTGGACAGCCCGCTCAACAGACTGCCGTACACACTGCTTCAACTGAGGATGGGCTTGTAGCAAAGGGATCTGAAAAGAGACATAAgacatgaataaaataaagtaGGAAAAGGGGGAAATGTAACAATGCAAAATTGTGCACATATTTAAAGTGAAGAATTGACTTCAACATTTATGTTAATGGTCTGCAGGACCAAATACTCACATTGACGTTTATGTTAATGTGGGGGGCAAGGCCTGCCAATGCATAAACATTGATGTCATGGTAACTGAACTGTGGGGTAGGGGGCCCGGTGGTTGTGCAAGTAGTAGTGGTGGAAGCTTGAGTCGAGGGAGTAGCTGGAAATGGAACAAAGTCTCCTGTTGGTCACAAAATGCTGACTCAATTAAAACCGCAAGGCACATCAAGCACACATTTAAGTTTATTACACAAGGCTAAATTGGTTTTAGTGTACAGTTTAAATAATGTACAATAATGTATTGTGTTTATCTGTTGTAACTTTGTTACAACAGATAAACCTTGTTAACTAAGATTTAGTTGTAATTTAATTAATCCCCATGATTTAAGTTTTAAAATGGTGCAAGTTAAAATTTCAGCATTTACCAGTTGTAGAAACTGATATCATCTCATCTGGAGGCTTTGCATCCTTCTTTGGCGCAGACAGTTGCTCCTCTAGGTTCTTTAACTTTTCTTTGTCCTTCAGCAGGTTCCCTGGCTTGAGTTCATTGATGTCAAGAGACAAGTTCTTACACAGAACTTCAATCTCAAACTTCAAATTGAGCTGCAGTGAACAGAAGAACAATTTACTAAGCAACTTTACTTGTTTTTGTCAACTGTAGTATATAGTACACAGTTCCTTTGTGCAATGAAATAtcactttttctagttatttttaATCATCAATACTCAACTGCAACCTTTACCAGATACTATGGTTATTCAATTTGCATCTATATGTAATAGTACTAATAGTAATTTCACAGGACATGTAATGGTACTTTTCAGACATTAacaatattcatatttatagTAGCAAAAATCTTTATTATTTAGGTAGAATACATCAATTAGTCTTTTGTAGCCAGCTTTAAGAACAGCTTGTGCTTACATACCTTGAGGTCATGTTCCTGATGTAATTCAGCAAGAACATTCATGATGGCCATAGTCCAGGGATTCTGAGGCCTGAAAATCTACAAAGACAAAGTAGTTGAACCAACAAACTAGCAGAGTTGTAATAATATTTAACTGTCTTATATGGACTTAGGTTGTTTGAACCAGAGGCAAGATGAAATCTGAAATGCATAGTGACATCTCAGGCTACATAAATACTAACCATACTTCGCACACTGGATTCCAAAACTTTGGCCACGAACGGAACCACATAAAGCAGCTCCTGCTGGCCTTTCACATAGGCTTCCAGTAGCAGAGATTTGACTTCTAGATCCTGAACGCAGAAAATCAAAAATGAAGTCCATATGAGGGGGGCATGTTGACCCATGAGCCTACTTGTGCTTCTATAGAACCAATACATTTCTTACTGTATAGAGGATTGGCTTGTTTTTAGCCAAAGTAATCATGCCTAGCCAGTGGCCCAGGTTTTTCAGAAGAGAGCGATCAGAGAAGTTGGCAGCTGCTTTATCAGAAGTTAGTAAAACCTAAAATAAATGGCAGGTATTCAGAAGTGTTATGAATAGTAAAATGTGCATACTGTTTAAAGCTTTAATTTCTTACCTTTATATTTCTGTAGGTTTCATTGAGAACCATCTTGACAAACTCTGGGTTCTTTAGAGTGTCCAGAAAGTTTGAATACAGACTGTGGAAGTTTGGTTCAATACTGACACGCTTCATTACCAGGTACTGAGACACCCAGGGCATGAATTCCTCCTTCACTGTCTCCTTCAACTCTTCAacctaaaaataaacaaaaaaatataggtttaaaaaaaaaaaaaaaaaaaaaaaacatttttacacttcTTGCATATAGTAAACTTGTGTATTTCCCTTTACCTTCTGTGTCATGTTGGATTGAGAAAGGTTATTGAAGATAAAAGCAATCTTCTCTTGTACATTCTCTGGAGGCTCCACTATCCTTTCCGTTTGATCAGTGGCCACCAGTAGGGTGTCAATGTTGGTAGTGTTTATAGAGGGCTATATATAGGCACATGAAAAATTATCTTTAAATATAgatatttttacacacacacacacagacacacacagacacaattacattaaatataattcattaataaataatataacttTAGATCCAGACGCACAGGCACATCCTTCTTGAAGCCACTGGGTGTTGGTCTGGTGATTGTGGTAGTCTTTGCTGGTGTGGTAGTAGTACTAGTTGTTGGGGTGACAAGAGGGCTGGGTTGACCCGGTTGTGAGGCTTTGGGAACACCAGGTTGTTGCGACTGAGCTTGAACTTGAGCCAGTGCCAAACTTCCAGGGGTGGTAATGGAGCCTTGCATCTTCACCGGAGGGTCCCGTGACTGTTGGCCATACTCAATATACTGCACACACGATATTGAAAGAAGCAGAGCAAGAGATTTTATTTATCTGCATTTGGTATGTCTTGTCTACAAGGGTGGAAAAGAAAAGCCAAAACTTTTAAATTGTCATAAAATTAAGGAAACCTGTTTACCTCTTGTAAATGGTGTGGAAATTGTAAGAAGTGACCAATTGAAGCTAGGTGTTGACAATATTGAGGGTAGTCCTTAAGTctagaaaaagagaaaatgtcagTCTAATAAAAGCTTATGAGTCACTTTGGAAGAAAAGATTTCAGTACCTGTTTTTGAACCTGTCTAGGGCAGCAATTCCAAAGTAATACATTTTTGAACCAAAAGGTTTTCTTAATGCTTCAAGAACATATCGAAGGGCCAAGCCTAGGGCCATGTAGGTTACAAGACCCTTCTCAATTATGCCACCAAAGAGACAGGCAGTGATGTGCAGCTCTTTGTCTGGATATTGGGGAAAGAATCTGTATTCTTCAAACAAGTTCCGAAGCATACAGTTAAAAACTTCTCGTTCGCGCTTGATGGTTGAATCTTTGAATCTTTGTAGCATTTCTAGTACCTGAagggcagcaacaacaacagtcaATGTCATGAAGGAAGCAAAAATTTCATAAAAgtcaaaaacatgcattattaCGTACTTCATCCACAGACATAGTTGGGTGAGGTGGGTGGTTATATATGCGCTGGAAGTAACTGTTTGCTTCATCATCTATTTCCTTACTAAAGTGCTGGTTTGCTTCAGGCCACACCTGAGAGAGGTCATctgaaaaaatgaaaattacGATTTTGTAATCAAAAGTCCTCCCATGCTAAACCACTCGTGGATTACAGCATTGGAAAATTAATTCACATATTTCAGCAACTCTGTGGGGCTGTAAGCATAAGCAGACAAGGAATGGAAGACTGATCTGTATTTCCTCTATGAGAGTCGTTTAAATTACAGTATAAGGTTTAAGGACAGATTATTTTTGTAAAAGACATTACAGCCAAAACAACTATCTTCTTTTGATTTGCATATTAATTTGTAGAGGAAATACAGTGCTGAGCAGCGCAGGCTCTCAGTCacaccactaccaccaccacttACAGGCCTTCATCTTACTCTGCGGAAAAGTAGATGGGTTTAGGCCTGGTGTGCTCATCTTTCTTGTGCCAAAAGGGTCTGCGTTCACTGTTGGCATCCCCAGACTGGAACCTATACCAGAGCAAATTCCTGGACCCAAAggacctggaaaaaaaacacatcacttAATTCAATTCACCTTCAAGAACAGCCATTTCTATCAAATACTCTAGTATCTTAACCCTAGTCCAGCTGCTTTGACTTTATTTTTACATAGCATCAATCTTAAATGTAACAAAATGTGAAAGGTCTAAACAAAGCCATACTTTCAGATTTAGAATGTACAGAGATTGTTACAGTTAACAATTGAAACATAACTGTATTACAATGTGTAATGTGTAtacactgaaaatgaaaaactaaATAGAAAGTTACTACAGCTTAGTAGGACTATCTTTTGtctaaagcaaataaataaatagcataGTACCAGAGTCCATACACCCAAATGGTGTGCTGGGGTTGGCATtagagaggggaggaaaggcCTTTGCAGGGGATTGAGGATTACTAAAAGCTGAACTTAGCATGCTTGAAGTGTGTGAGGTGGTCGTATTGCCTAGGTTCAAGGAACCCATGGCAGAGAGTGGGTCCATctaaagagcagcagcaaaacaaagtgaaaaaaaaaagggggggggggtcagtcaGTGTTTGAagaacacatttgtttgtttaagacACATTAGATGTCCAATATAATAATTACTTTAAAATGTGTTCACCAGCAGACAAAGATACCTGAACAGGTGAGATGGCATCTAGGCTGCCAGCACTAGGAGCACGTCCCTTTGGCATTACCCCTGGTGGTGGTTGCCGGGCTTTATTCATGACGTTACTGCAGTTAGCAACCATTGTCAGAATAGTTTCAGACAGCTCCTGGGACACACTTCTAAGAACAGAAGTTAAATAAAGCTTTAAAGGAAAAACATTTATGCAAGGAAATTATGTCAATATGATTATTTATATCTAGCTTTGTTAACAAATATAATCAAAATAAAATTTTGAGACTCGATCAAGCCTTTTTTGAAAGTGTAAAGTAATTTAAAACTACCCCCCAAATTAATGATTATAGCAGCAGATACGAAGGCAGCCTCACCCAGCACAAGACTGCAGGCAGGCCAGCATGGTGGCTAAGGTCTCTGGCGGCAGCTGGGCACTTTTGGGCTGGTCCTTGTCTGGGGCCAAACCCCCCATAATTGATGGACAGCGCCTCTTCAGGAATGTCACACATGCTTGTATAAAAGGTTCCTGGAAgtcacaaaaaaatatatatttttttcaattaACATCAACATTGTTATCTCAGTATTTAAGTGATCTGAATTTAACTGCGTGCCAAAAGCTTTACCCCATGCTCTCTGATTTTGTCAGTAAGCCATTTGTCAAGTTTGAGGTATTCACGTCGCGAGGCAAGGGCAGCAAGGTCAATAACAAAGGCAAATGGAATACCATTCAGCAGCATTGACAGAGACTGCAAAAAAGACAAGCAATATTTTGGTGAAAGGAAAATATATTAAAGACATATGACATACAATTCATTCTTACAGGACCAGCACTTATAAAATTAGAATACCAAAAAGTTGATATATTTCACTAATTCCTAATTTACGagttgtggccacagtcgcaatttaaaaatgacacCTTCCGTACTTTTCCTGAAAAGCctcagacaaatgcattagtgTATGGGATCAATTTTGGAACACACTGCGCTTTGAGACAGATACAGACTGAAGTATTGCTCTGAGggcttagccagacacatcattagaaagaagtaTGACTACAACCTagtgaaaaaaaatgttcatagagtgaaaactcaaaaaaaaaaaaaaaaaaaaaaagagaaaagttctatcttaaaaaaaaaaaaaaaaaaaaaaaacacgtgtccgcactctagctgtgacatcacacaatctagctcacgcaatacactaatagaaaagctgagaattccctAAAACACCCTAtgtttaaactgctataactcaaaCTATTAGAAAGCTGAAtaatagattaatagttgaatagtagTTATAATAATAGTAGTTCAAAAGGtctctgtagcttaaagtatgcagcGGTAGTAAAGTTGAAAGTAGACGGTAAATAGTATGAAtgaagctgaatattttgatatttggaTGGTTTCGGTAACTTAAAGTATGCAGGAAAACGTGCTAAAACTGTACAGAAGAAAagtataataaataacataCAAGAATAATAAATAGCGAAGATATCATGGTGTTAATTAAattttgtttaaaagacatcaaatcctggatgtcccaaaacgtaCTACagctaaattcagataaaactgggTTTCTTttcgttgggcctaaaaatcacagacacACTATTGAACCACAGTTactttggatgacataacattagcttcaggtTCTACTGTGAGGAATGTTGGTGTCATATTTGGCCTAGAAGTAAAAATGCGTAAATCTGTTCTCTCtttgagagaggatgcttccaGTTTTTAAATTCTGGTTAGACTACTTCAACTCCTTACTCAAatgcctacagctcattcaaaatgctgcagccagcgtTCTAATGGGACTCctgagatcacatttctcctacattagcttctctgcaccggctgcctgtaaaatgtaggataaaatttaaaattctcctactcacctacaaagtcctcaatgataaagcgtcatcttatcttaaagacctcatagttccttatgcttaGCTACCAAGCTTCTCCCCTGTGGAACCAATTCCCTGCTCAGGCTAGAGAAGCTGACACTACACCCACAGGTATAATCAGACTGAGGGGTTTGTGTCTGATGAGCAGCTACAGATCCaaacatcctgcctgtgtccaacAATCCTACCTATGCTCTGTTATTGCTGTGCCATCTGCCTTTTctgtcaaggcagatggccgtccACATTTAGCCTGGTTTCACaagttttcctctccactgttgctagttgtgaagtgccttgagataacattgttgtgatttggcgctatataactaaaattaaattataaatatatatatatatatatatatatatatttaaactgAGATACTAAATCTGGGGTTTTCATATTTAGGTATAGTCATCATCATAGTTAGGTATATTCATcataattaaagaaaaaacattttaaatatgtcagtctgtgtgtaattaagtttaatcagttttactttttgaaatgaattagcaaatataaataaaattttaaattataCTCTAATTATACCTGCACCTGTATAATTAGTAGAGTGAATTCAAATTCACTTAAGTGACAAGCCAAAAACCTAAACTAATGAAAAATTAAACTTAGAACTTATTTCCCGAAATTAGCAAAATAATTATTTCACTTTAATAGCAGATAGCTTTTTGCTTGCatttgttgcttgttttctaCCAATATATATTTCAACAAGTTGCTAAAAGCGTTTGCAAAGCTGACAAAATTAATATCACAGGAGGTGGTGCTGCACATTCTTTAAAGGTTCACCATATAAAACTTCAATTTGAAAAATAATGCCATTGGAACCTTAGTATGCCCTTATGATGACAAATTAAAAGATATAACACTAAGTTCAGTCATGTGCACAGTACTTGGTCTGATTAGTCTTAAACTTAAAGGCTGAATTAGTATTTATGTCAATGGCTTTCTCTAAAATACCTTCAAGTCCTGGGCCACATCAAGGATGCGAGAGAGTTTGGCCTGGTCATACTGCTCCCCTCTCATGTACCACTCAGCCATTGAATGCATAATTAGCTGACGAATGGAGGGGGACTGCccctggaagaaaaaaaaaaacaaaaaaaaaaacacccagttTAACAATTACTACACAAACCACATCCACCTTGAGATCAATGCGCAACAAGTAAGCTAGACTAATACCAACCTGTCCATGCCAGGCATAATGCAGGATTATGGCAGAGTTTGGGTGGTTGCCCAGAAATATGGGCATAAGAGTTGAGATGAGCTCATGGCGCAGTGTGTGCCACGAGGTGGAGATCTGCAGTAGTGCCAGCACCAACATATCTGGGCAGTGTTTGATTGGGAAACTAAACAGCTGTTTCACCTGCTCATACTGGCCCACCTCTGACAGCCTAAGCAGGCTCTCCACCAAGTCCAGACTTTTCCTGAGATAAGTTACAGAAGTCAAACAGTATGAGctattacattaaattaaaccacataaaattgaattgaataacatttcctaatcaaatttcaGTTACCACATAACATAGTTGATCAGgtgtaaatgaaaatgtacaGTTTACCGCCCCCCCTCTTAAAATCATAATCATTTTGAAACTCTACATCAGGAGGGGcatgcagaagaacaaataaagTAACTCCctcaatgaaaacaaaaccctCTACAAATCAAGAAACTTAAATAGTAAGCATAAAACATACCAGGTGGCAATCTCCCGGTTGTCATCCTCTGGTGGGGCCTTAAGTAT
The genomic region above belongs to Betta splendens chromosome 6, fBetSpl5.4, whole genome shotgun sequence and contains:
- the cnot1 gene encoding CCR4-NOT transcription complex subunit 1 isoform X6 — encoded protein: MNLDSLSLALSQISYLVDNLTKKNYRASQQEIQHIVNRHGPEADRHLLRCLFSHVDFSGDGKSSGKDFHQTQFLIQECVSLISKPNFISTLCYAIDNPLHYQKSLKPSTHLFTQLSKVLKLSKVQEVIFGLALLNSSNIDLRGFAGQYIKQKLPDLLRSYVDADLGGNQEGGFQDIAIEVLHLLLSHLLFGQKGASGVGQEQIDAFLKTLCRDFPQERCPVVLAPLLYPEKRDILMDRILPDSGELTKTMMESSLAEFMQEVGYGFCASVDECRNIILQYGVREVTASQVARVLGMMARTHSGLTDGIPLQSISAPGSGIWSDGKDKNDGSQAHTWNVEVLIDVVKEVNPNLNFKEVTYELDHPGFIIRDSKGLQTVVYGIQRGLGTLEVFPVDLIYRPWKHAEGQLSFIQHSLMSPEVFCFADYPCHTVAIDILKAPPEDDNREIATWKSLDLVESLLRLSEVGQYEQVKQLFSFPIKHCPDMLVLALLQISTSWHTLRHELISTLMPIFLGNHPNSAIILHYAWHGQGQSPSIRQLIMHSMAEWYMRGEQYDQAKLSRILDVAQDLKSLSMLLNGIPFAFVIDLAALASRREYLKLDKWLTDKIREHGEPFIQACVTFLKRRCPSIMGGLAPDKDQPKSAQLPPETLATMLACLQSCAGSVSQELSETILTMVANCSNVMNKARQPPPGVMPKGRAPSAGSLDAISPVQMDPLSAMGSLNLGNTTTSHTSSMLSSAFSNPQSPAKAFPPLSNANPSTPFGCMDSGPLGPGICSGIGSSLGMPTVNADPFGTRKMSTPGLNPSTFPQNDLSQVWPEANQHFSKEIDDEANSYFQRIYNHPPHPTMSVDEVLEMLQRFKDSTIKREREVFNCMLRNLFEEYRFFPQYPDKELHITACLFGGIIEKGLVTYMALGLALRYVLEALRKPFGSKMYYFGIAALDRFKNRLKDYPQYCQHLASIGHFLQFPHHLQEYIEYGQQSRDPPVKMQGSITTPGSLALAQVQAQSQQPGVPKASQPGQPSPLVTPTTSTTTTPAKTTTITRPTPSGFKKDVPPSINTTNIDTLLVATDQTERIVEPPENVQEKIAFIFNNLSQSNMTQKVEELKETVKEEFMPWVSQYLVMKRVSIEPNFHSLYSNFLDTLKNPEFVKMVLNETYRNIKVLLTSDKAAANFSDRSLLKNLGHWLGMITLAKNKPILYTDLEVKSLLLEAYVKGQQELLYVVPFVAKVLESSVRSMIFRPQNPWTMAIMNVLAELHQEHDLKLNLKFEIEVLCKNLSLDINELKPGNLLKDKEKLKNLEEQLSAPKKDAKPPDEMISVSTTGDFVPFPATPSTQASTTTTCTTTGPPTPQFSYHDINVYALAGLAPHININVNIPLLQAHPQLKQCVRQSVERAVQELVHPVVERSIKIAMTTCEQIIRKDFALDSEESRMRVAAHHMMRNLTAGMAMITCREPLLMSIATNLKNSFAAALRAPTPQQREMMEEAVARIAQDNCELACCFIQKTAVEKAGPEMDKRLATEFELRKHARQEGRRYCDPVVLTYQAERMPEQIRLKVGGVDPKQLAVYEEFARNIPGFLPSNDLSQPTGFLAQPMKQQAWATDDVAQIYDKCMADLEQHLHAISPALAMNPLTQALRSLLEAVALARNSRDGIAALGLLQKAVEGLLDATSGADADLLLRYRECHLLVLKALQDGRAYGPQWCNKQITRCLIECRDEYKYNVEAVELLIRNHLVNMQQYDLHLAQSMENGLHYMAVAFAMQLVKLLLVDERSVSHVTEADLFHTIETLMRTCAHSRANAPEGLPQLMDVVRSNYEAMIDRAHGGPNFMMHSGISQASEYDDPPGLREKAEYLLREWVNLYHSAAAGRDSTKAFSAFVGQMHQQGILKTDDLITRFFRLCTEMCVEISYRAQAEQQHNPAASAAIIRAKCYHNLDAFVRLIALLVKHSGEATNTVTKINLLNKVLGIVVGVLIQDHDVRQTEFQQLPYHRIFIMLLLELNAPEHVLETINFQTLTAFCNTFHILRPTKAPGFVYAWLELISHRIFIARMLAHTPQQKGWPMYAQLLIDLFKYLAPFLRNVELNKPMQILYKGTLRVLLVLLHDFPEFLCDYHYGFCDVIPPNCIQLRNLILSAFPRNMRLPDPFTPNLKVDMLSEINIAPRILTNFTGVMPSQFKKDLDSYLKTRSPVTFLSELRSNLQVSNEPGNRYNIQLINALVLYVGTQAIAHIHNKGSTPSMSTITHSAHMDIFQNLAVDLDTEGRYLFLNAIANQLRYPNSHTHYFSCTMLYLFAEANTEAIQEQITRVLLERLIVNRPHPWGLLITFIELIKNPAFKFWSHDFVHCAPEIEKLFQSVAQCCMGQKQAQQVMEGTGAS